A window of the Apostichopus japonicus isolate 1M-3 chromosome 8, ASM3797524v1, whole genome shotgun sequence genome harbors these coding sequences:
- the LOC139971250 gene encoding uncharacterized protein has product MEATNALEALKFCVRCLNDILDLPLSTNKNVFTEETIADVRKLAEAAIYFRKKRNYGVIGGSVAGLVGGAMSIAGAILIPFTFGTSIVLIASGAAVGLAGAGVNIGFSVEKVIGDKNRVEEFKPVLEMFVDFNKHFAKATVTIHLLKTFVESKIKQGINSRQLGSDELTQITNLKNELKQLYQSGENHMDIRQQFCLLDVCVQNIRTEMGDMLKHMLKVNDIADLAALAEKAEKASFDSLEEAIPEKGLSDTVITFRVFVRRYLAADTELPSVDMAAPLGEAGQAAAKTVVGGGSAAARSALRTIDAANDLSKVGGAVARVASGVSAASIVLSAVGIGIDLAFLGHAIYDLVQINKDEDRRNENSSEPKGAESNKTKSKEFSEQLLDLAEIMEFVNQIYRA; this is encoded by the exons ATGGAGGCTACGAATGCACTTGAAGCTTTGAAGTTTTGTGTACGCTGTCTTAATGATATTCTG GATCTTCCATtatcaacaaacaaaaatgtcttCACTGAAGAGACCATTGCCGATGTACGAAAATTAGCTGAAGCAGCCATTTATTTCAGGAAGAAGAGAAACTATGGCGTCATTGGTGGAAGCGTAGCAGGATTAGTAGGTGGTGCAATGTCAATCGCTGGGGCAATCTTGATTCCTTTCACATTTGGAACAAGCATTGTACTAATAGCTTCTGGAGCAGCAGTAGGACTGGCCGGAGCTGGTGTGAACATCGGGTTTTCGGTCGAGAAGGTCATTGGGGATAAAAACAGGGTTGAAGAGTTTAAACCTGTTCTCGAAATGTTCGTCGACTTTAATAAGCATTTCGCAAAGGCTACAGTTACTATCCATTTGCTGAAAACGtttgttgaaagcaaaataaagCAAGGTATTAATTCGAGGCAATTAGGAAGTGACGAACTTAcacaaataacaaatttaaaaaacgAGTTAAAACAACTTTATCAAAGTGGAGAAAACCATATGGATATTCGCCAACAGTTTTGTCTTCTGGATGTTTGCGTCCAAAATATTCGTACAGAGATGGGTGATATGCTGAAGCACATGCTCAAAGTAAATGATATTGCAGATTTAGCGGCACTTGCAGAAAAGGCAGAAAAAGCTTCGTTTGATAGTCTTGAAGAGGCAATTCCAGAAAAAGGACTTAGTGATACGGTTATAACATTTCGTGTCTTTGTTAGGCGTTACCTCGCCGCTGACACCGAACTTCCTAGTGTTGACATGGCTGCCCCTCTGGGGGAGGCTGGTCAGGCTGCTGCAAAGACAGTCGTTGGAGGAGGATCAGCTGCAGCTCGATCAGCACTAAGAACTATTGAT GCTGCTAATGATCTTAGTAAAGTAGGAGGAGCAGTTGCAAGGGTTGCTAGTGGAGTTTCTGCAGCATCGATTGTTTTAAGTGCCGTTGGTATCGGCATAGACTTGGCTTTTCTTGGTCATGCAATTTATGATCTTGTTCAGATAAACAAGGACGAAGACAGACGAAACGAAAATTCCAGCGAACCGAAAGGTGCCGAAAGTAACAAAACAAAGTCAAAAGAGTTTTCGGAGCAGCTCCTTGACCTTGCGGAAATTATGGAATTCGTGAATCAGATTTACCGGGCATAG